Within Petrotoga olearia DSM 13574, the genomic segment CTATATTGGAAAAGATACTATCTCAATTTAGTAAGTATTTTATTGGTTTCAAAAGTTTAGAAATTACTTTATTTAACACATTAATGGAAGCTTCAAAAACACTTTCTTTTGCTGAGTCATGTACTGGAGGAATGCTTTCGGATACATTGGTATCCATTCCCGGTGCTTCTAATATATTCAAAGGTTCCGTGGTCACGTATTCTAATGACTCAAAAGTGAAATTATTGGATGTTAAAAAAGAAACGATAGAGAAATTTGGAGCTGTTAGCGAAGAAACCGTCAAAGAAATGGCATATGGTTTGAAGAAAATTATGCAAAGTGATATCTGTGTAGCTGTTAGTGGTATTGCAGGGCCGAGCTCAGGAAGTGAACAAAAACCTGTGGGGACTGTATGGTTTGGTTTTCTCACTAATGAGGATTTTGTTGCCCTAAAAGAAGTTTTTTCAGGAGACAGGAATGAAATTCGAAAAAGAGCAACCTATTTTGCTTTTTGGAATATTTTAAATTTAGTTCGAAATCAAAATCCCTAGAAAAGGGAATAGAATAGTTTGAAATAGGAGGGGATAGAATTGGCGAATTATGATGTATATTTAAATGTTTTTTTAGAGGAATCTAAAGAAAATATTCAAGAGCTTAATGACCTTCTACTTGAACTTGAAAAAGATAAAAGTAACCTAGAAATAATAAACGAGATTTTTAGAGTAATTCACACCTTAAAAGGTATGGCAGGGACAATGGAGTTTGATACTTTGGCTAAATTTTCACACAAATTGGAAAATGTGTTAGATTCATTAAGAAATAAAAAGATTGATTTAACTGATGATCTGATGGATTTTTTGTTTAAGGCCTCAGACGCACTGGAAGAGAGTATTTCAGATATCGCCCAAGGAGGGAAGGGGGGCATAGAAAAACTGGAAAAACTGTTAGATAAAATTGACTCGTATGGAGAATTAACTGGTTCGTCTAAACCTCCTAAAGATAAAATAACTGAAAAAGAAGAAAATCTAGATAAACAGAGGAACAACTTGTACTCTAAAATGGACAACGAAACTAAGGAGCTATTGGAGAAAGTTTTTAAAAAAGCAAAAGAAAGAAATCTAAACTTTTTAATTTTAAATGTTATTTTAGAGGACGGTGTTCAGTTAAAACAAGCAAGAGCTTACGCTATACATCACAAGTTAGAAGACAACGGTTGTGAGATAGTTTATACGTATCCTAGCGTTGAAGAGATAGAAAAAGAAAATTTTGATAAAGAGTTGATTTTTGGAGTTGTTACCTCAAAAAGTATTGGAGAGATAGCAGAACTCGTCAATAAAGTTGCCGAAGTGGAATCAGTTTATGTTGATGAATTTTCAACAAACAACCTGTTTTTTTCGAGAGAAGAGAATAAGGATGAGGAAGAAGAATTAAAACAAGAAGGTTTAGAGAACAACAAAAAAGAAGTTAAGCTTTCAAAAAGTATCAGAGTAGATATAAATAAATTGGATGAGTTGATGAATTTAATGGCAGAACTCGTTATAGCTCGAAGTAGAATTATTGAGACTTTAAGTAAATACGATGTAAAAGATGTTGACGAAAGTTTAACCCAACTTTCAAGGATAACCTTAGATCTCCAAAATGTTGTTATGAAAATTAGAATGGTTCCTGTCGCGTTTGTTTTCAATCGATTTCCAAGGCTTGTACGAGATCTTGCAAAGGAATTAGGGAAAAAAGTGAACTTTGTTATTCAAGGAGAAGAAACGGAATTAGATAGAACTGTGGTTGATGAGATAGGTGAACCGTTAGTTCATTTATTAAGGAACTCCATAGATCATGGTATAGAAGGTCCTCATGAGCGTTTGGCCAAAGGTAAACCTGAAACAGGAACTTTGAAGTTATCAGCTAGGCATGAAGGGAATGGAGTTATCATAGAAGTCGAAGATGATGGAAAAGGGTTCGATAAAAATGAAATACTCCGCACCGCTATAAATAAAGGATTGATCAGCTCTTCAGAAGCCTCGAAATTGAGTGATGAAGAAATATACAATTTCGTCTTTCTACCAGGGTTTTCTACTAAAACCGCTGCTACTGAATTGTCAGGTAGAGGGGTTGGAATGGATGTAGTTAAAAGTACTATAGAAAGTTTAAAAGGTACCATTTCTTTGGAAACAAAAAAGGAAAAAGGTACAAAGATAAGTATTAGTTTACCTCTTACCTTGGCAATTATTGAAGCTCTTTTAATAACTGTAAATGAGCATGTCTATGCTATACCAATTGCTAACATAGATACAACTCAAAGAATGAGTGACGGTGAGTTAAAAGTTGTCCAAGGTCAAGAAGTTTTCCTTTTGAGAGGGGAAGTAATGCCTGTGGTACGATTAAGGAAACTATTTGGTTATGAAAAGAAAAAAGGTTCTTCAAACGAATATATTATTATTGTGAAAATGGGAAACAAAAAATATGGTGTAGTTGTCGATAAGTTATTAGGTCAAGATGATATAGTTATCAAATCCTTGGGATCTTTGCTGAATGATGTTAAGGAATTTAGTGGAGGTGCAATTTTAGGAGACGGTAGGATAGCCCTTATATTAGATGTAGCTTCTTTAATATAATAAATAATTTAATTGCTAAAGTAATTAAATGAAGGTGTGTAGTAAGGCTAAAGAGTTCTTAAACAAATTTTAGAAGTTAGAAAGGTGTTATAAATAGTTGTAAAAGAGGGGGAAATATATGATGGAAGACGTGCTTTCTTTCAAAATTGTGGATCAAGAATATGCTTTGCCCATAGAGAATATAGAAAGTGTTGTAGATAAGACCGATGTAACACCCGTTCCGAATTCAAAATACTTCGTAGTTGGTTTAATAAATTTAAGGGGAAGAATAGTTCCTGTTATCGAATTAACTAAAATTTTAGGTATTGAAGTTCCTAATGACCATATTTATGAAAATATCCTTATTTTAAAGATAGACGAAGAGGAGATAGGAATGTATGTTGACGAAGTTGAAAACGTTCTTTCCATTGATCCCGACAAGTTGGAAAAATTCCATTCAAAAGAGTCTACTTATTCAGATAAAGTTAAAGGCGTTATAAAGATAGAAAATAGATTGATAGTATATCTCGATTTAGAAAGTATCTTAGAGGCCGAATTAAAAAAGTAAAAATTTTAAAGTCTTCGGAGGTGTTTTAATGGCTAAAACAGTCTTAATAGTAGATGATGCAGCTTTTATGAGAATGATGTTAAAAGACATATTAACAAAAGCAAATTATCAAGTAATCGGAGAAGCTAACAATGGTCAAGAAGCGGTCGAAAAGTATCAAGAACTAAAACCAGATTTTGTCACCATGGATATAACTATGCCTGTTAAAGACGGTATTCAAGCTATAAAAGAGATTAAAAAGATGGACCCTAACGCTAAGATCATAGTTTGCAGTGCTATGGGCCAACAGGCTATGGTTATAGAATCCATTCAGGCTGGTGCTAAAGATTTTATCGTGAAACCCTTTCAACCTAATAGGGTTATTGAAGCTTTACAAAAATTGGAGTAGTTTAAATGCCTACTAACTATGCAACTCCAACCAATAATTTGGTTAATGTGTCTTTTTGGTTCTTAGCCATAATTTTACTCATCATACTTGTTGTGGTATTTTATTATATACTGGCTAAAACATTAAAAAAGGGTCCTAAAAGCAGGGAAGTGAAGATGGTAAAAAAATATTATCTAGATAGGAATTTATATGTTGGAATATTAAAAGTTTTTAAAGAATATTACATTATTTTGGCTACTTCCAATTCCAGTGAAATAATAAGAAAGTTAGAAGAAGAAGAGGTTCAGGAAATTATGAATGAACATCCTAAATTTCTTGAAACCTTTTCAAATATATTGAAAAAAGATAAAATTTCAAGGGAAAGGGAAGAGGAAAAATTAAAAAAGTAAAGATAATAATAATCCTGATTCTTTTTATCCTATCTTTCAATCAAATTTTTTCTCAAAATACCATTCAACTTCCGGGGGTAGATATACAAATAAACGCAGACGAAGAAGTTAATACCTTAACGCCGACGTTGACAATACTTTTAATTGTAACCGTTTTATCATTAGCCCCAGGATTTTTGATGTTATTTACTTCATTTACAAGAATAGTAGTTGTGCTAAGCTTCTTGAGGCAAGCCATGGGCACTAGGCAAGCCCCTCCAAATCAAGTAATGCTAGCTTTAGCTCTTTTTTTAACGATAATGATAATGTTTCCTGTTTTTAATGGGGTGTATCAAGAGGCGATTATTCCATACAACCAAAATGAGATTGATTATCAAGAAGCTATACAAATTAGTTGGCAACAATTCAAAGATTTCATGATTTCAGAGATAGTAGCTCATAAAAACGAAGACGATATCTATATGCTTTCATCTTCAATGAATATAGAGATAGATAATATCGAAGAAACTCCTTTTCAAATTCTGGTACCAGCATTTGCAATAAGCGAGTTGGAAATCGCCTTCAAAATGAGTATATTACTCTATTTGCCATTTATCATAGTAGATATGGTGGTAGCAAGTATTCTATTATCAATGGGGATGATCATGATACCTCCAATTCTGATTTCTTTACCTTTTAAAATAATGATTTTTGTAATGGTAAATGGATGGGATCTCTTAATTGGTGGATTAGTAAGGAGTTTTGTGGGAGGATGATCTCATGAGTGAAGAGGTACTAATAGAGGTCTTTGAAAACGGGATACTTCTTTTTCTGAAAGTAGTCTCTCCAATTCTAATAATAAGTGTGGCCGTAGGGTTAATTATAAGTATATTTCAAGCAGTTACACAGCTTCACGAACAGACGTTAACTTTTGCACCTAAAATTATAA encodes:
- a CDS encoding flagellar biosynthetic protein FliO; translation: MPTNYATPTNNLVNVSFWFLAIILLIILVVVFYYILAKTLKKGPKSREVKMVKKYYLDRNLYVGILKVFKEYYIILATSNSSEIIRKLEEEEVQEIMNEHPKFLETFSNILKKDKISREREEEKLKK
- the fliQ gene encoding flagellar biosynthesis protein FliQ, with translation MSEEVLIEVFENGILLFLKVVSPILIISVAVGLIISIFQAVTQLHEQTLTFAPKIIITFLALVLMFSWIMQNLSDFSFELFTYYLGMI
- a CDS encoding chemotaxis protein CheW, giving the protein MMEDVLSFKIVDQEYALPIENIESVVDKTDVTPVPNSKYFVVGLINLRGRIVPVIELTKILGIEVPNDHIYENILILKIDEEEIGMYVDEVENVLSIDPDKLEKFHSKESTYSDKVKGVIKIENRLIVYLDLESILEAELKK
- the fliP gene encoding flagellar type III secretion system pore protein FliP (The bacterial flagellar biogenesis protein FliP forms a type III secretion system (T3SS)-type pore required for flagellar assembly.), whose translation is MKKVKIIIILILFILSFNQIFSQNTIQLPGVDIQINADEEVNTLTPTLTILLIVTVLSLAPGFLMLFTSFTRIVVVLSFLRQAMGTRQAPPNQVMLALALFLTIMIMFPVFNGVYQEAIIPYNQNEIDYQEAIQISWQQFKDFMISEIVAHKNEDDIYMLSSSMNIEIDNIEETPFQILVPAFAISELEIAFKMSILLYLPFIIVDMVVASILLSMGMIMIPPILISLPFKIMIFVMVNGWDLLIGGLVRSFVGG
- the cheY gene encoding chemotaxis protein CheY → MAKTVLIVDDAAFMRMMLKDILTKANYQVIGEANNGQEAVEKYQELKPDFVTMDITMPVKDGIQAIKEIKKMDPNAKIIVCSAMGQQAMVIESIQAGAKDFIVKPFQPNRVIEALQKLE
- a CDS encoding chemotaxis protein CheA, translating into MANYDVYLNVFLEESKENIQELNDLLLELEKDKSNLEIINEIFRVIHTLKGMAGTMEFDTLAKFSHKLENVLDSLRNKKIDLTDDLMDFLFKASDALEESISDIAQGGKGGIEKLEKLLDKIDSYGELTGSSKPPKDKITEKEENLDKQRNNLYSKMDNETKELLEKVFKKAKERNLNFLILNVILEDGVQLKQARAYAIHHKLEDNGCEIVYTYPSVEEIEKENFDKELIFGVVTSKSIGEIAELVNKVAEVESVYVDEFSTNNLFFSREENKDEEEELKQEGLENNKKEVKLSKSIRVDINKLDELMNLMAELVIARSRIIETLSKYDVKDVDESLTQLSRITLDLQNVVMKIRMVPVAFVFNRFPRLVRDLAKELGKKVNFVIQGEETELDRTVVDEIGEPLVHLLRNSIDHGIEGPHERLAKGKPETGTLKLSARHEGNGVIIEVEDDGKGFDKNEILRTAINKGLISSSEASKLSDEEIYNFVFLPGFSTKTAATELSGRGVGMDVVKSTIESLKGTISLETKKEKGTKISISLPLTLAIIEALLITVNEHVYAIPIANIDTTQRMSDGELKVVQGQEVFLLRGEVMPVVRLRKLFGYEKKKGSSNEYIIIVKMGNKKYGVVVDKLLGQDDIVIKSLGSLLNDVKEFSGGAILGDGRIALILDVASLI